Proteins from a genomic interval of bacterium YEK0313:
- the livH_42 gene encoding High-affinity branched-chain amino acid transport system permease protein LivH, which translates to MTTATPAAPQAATPAEALPAVRRDLLPVLLPIALALVALPFVDPSTWVTLTIAALAMGMMIFVIASGLTLVFGLMDVLNFGHGAFIAVGAYIALSVLALTSGWMQVDSLGWNLTALGLAAAVAMVGTGLLGWAFERVIVKPVYGQHLKQILITMGGLIVAEQLIHVIWGGDQKAMPLPPGLRGAIIVGDIAFEKFRLLAVVVGLVVFATMVLVLNRTKIGLLIRAGVENSEMVEALGYRIRRLFVGVFVAGSALAGLGGVLLALYRETLTAAIGGDVMVLVFIVIIIGGLGSVGGCFLGAILVALMANYTAFLVPKVAPASNILLMVAILMWRPQGLYPVAKR; encoded by the coding sequence ATGACCACAGCCACGCCCGCCGCCCCCCAGGCCGCGACCCCCGCAGAGGCCCTGCCGGCGGTCCGCCGCGACCTGCTGCCCGTCCTTCTGCCGATCGCGCTCGCACTGGTCGCGCTGCCCTTCGTCGACCCCTCGACCTGGGTGACGCTGACGATCGCGGCGCTCGCCATGGGCATGATGATCTTCGTCATCGCCAGCGGCCTCACCCTGGTCTTCGGCCTGATGGACGTGCTCAATTTCGGCCATGGTGCCTTCATCGCGGTGGGCGCCTATATCGCGCTCAGCGTGCTGGCGCTCACCTCCGGCTGGATGCAGGTCGATTCGCTCGGCTGGAACCTGACCGCCCTCGGCCTCGCCGCAGCGGTCGCCATGGTGGGCACGGGCCTGCTCGGCTGGGCCTTCGAGCGCGTCATCGTCAAGCCGGTCTATGGCCAGCACCTCAAGCAGATCCTCATCACCATGGGCGGGCTGATCGTCGCCGAGCAGCTCATCCACGTGATCTGGGGCGGCGACCAGAAGGCCATGCCGCTGCCGCCCGGCCTGCGCGGCGCAATCATCGTCGGCGACATCGCCTTCGAGAAGTTCCGCCTGCTCGCCGTGGTGGTCGGCCTCGTCGTCTTCGCCACCATGGTGCTGGTGTTGAACCGCACCAAGATCGGCCTCCTGATCCGCGCCGGCGTCGAGAACAGTGAGATGGTCGAGGCGCTCGGCTATCGCATCCGGCGCCTGTTCGTCGGCGTCTTCGTGGCCGGTTCAGCGCTGGCCGGGCTCGGCGGCGTGCTGCTCGCGCTCTATCGCGAGACGCTGACAGCGGCGATCGGGGGCGATGTCATGGTGCTCGTCTTCATCGTCATCATCATCGGTGGGCTCGGCTCGGTCGGCGGCTGCTTCCTCGGCGCGATCCTGGTGGCGCTGATGGCCAACTATACGGCCTTCCTGGTGCCGAAGGTGGCGCCTGCCTCGAACATCCTCCTGATGGTGGCGATCCTGATGTGGCGTCCGCAGGGGCTCTATCCCGTCGCCAAACGCTGA
- the livF_38 gene encoding High-affinity branched-chain amino acid transport ATP-binding protein LivF → MAEARTDAGEALLSLTGVHTHIGQYHILQGVDLSLPRGGMTVLLGRNGAGKTTTLRTIMGLWAPSKGTIRFDGRAIGGAPTPDIARAGIAYVPETMAVFSDLSVRENLILAARQGPMDQARLDWIFGLFPALKKFWQFPAGVLSGGQKQMLAIARAIVEPRRLILIDEPTKGIAPAIIEAMIGAFAELKRETTILLVEQNFRFAASLGDHVAVMDDGRIVYRGAMASLAGDEALQTRLLGLSLDAHQ, encoded by the coding sequence ATGGCTGAAGCGCGGACCGATGCCGGCGAGGCCCTGCTGAGCCTTACGGGCGTGCACACCCATATCGGCCAGTATCACATCCTGCAGGGCGTCGATCTCAGCCTGCCACGCGGCGGCATGACCGTGCTGCTCGGCCGTAACGGCGCCGGCAAGACCACCACGCTGCGCACCATCATGGGCCTGTGGGCGCCGTCGAAGGGCACGATCCGTTTCGACGGCCGCGCCATCGGCGGCGCGCCGACGCCCGACATCGCCCGGGCCGGCATCGCCTATGTGCCGGAAACCATGGCGGTGTTCTCCGATCTCTCGGTGCGCGAGAACCTGATCCTCGCGGCGCGCCAGGGACCGATGGACCAGGCGCGGCTCGACTGGATCTTCGGCCTGTTCCCGGCGCTGAAGAAGTTCTGGCAGTTTCCAGCCGGCGTCCTCTCGGGCGGCCAGAAGCAGATGCTGGCGATCGCCCGGGCGATCGTCGAGCCGCGCCGGCTGATCCTGATCGACGAGCCGACCAAGGGCATCGCGCCGGCCATCATCGAGGCGATGATCGGCGCCTTCGCCGAGCTGAAGCGCGAGACGACCATCCTGCTGGTCGAGCAGAATTTCAGGTTCGCCGCCAGCCTCGGCGATCATGTCGCGGTGATGGACGATGGCCGCATCGTCTATCGCGGTGCGATGGCTTCCCTCGCCGGCGACGAGGCGCTGCAGACGCGCCTGCTCGGCCTTTCCCTCGACGCCCACCAATAG
- the lptB_29 gene encoding Lipopolysaccharide export system ATP-binding protein LptB — protein sequence MAMPAAATPVLETRDLTIRFGGHVAVDAVSCAFHAGTLTAIVGPNGAGKTTYFNLISGQLTATSGAVLLGGDDITALGAAGRTRRGIGRAFQITNLFPNLPVIENVRLAIQARARGAGSLLSRWSSHRDWIAEAERYLAEVNLSAVRDTLAAALPHGDKRKLEVAIMMALEPDVFMFDEPTAGMSVDEVPVILDLIHKLKAAGDKTILLVEHKMDVVRSLADRIIVLHNGQLVADGEPAAVIASPVVQEAYLGQAPKGGAAREASHG from the coding sequence ATGGCCATGCCAGCCGCCGCCACGCCCGTGCTCGAAACACGCGACCTCACCATTCGCTTCGGCGGCCACGTTGCCGTCGACGCGGTGAGCTGCGCGTTCCATGCCGGCACGCTGACCGCCATCGTCGGGCCGAACGGGGCCGGCAAGACCACCTATTTCAACCTGATCTCGGGCCAGCTCACCGCGACCTCGGGCGCGGTCCTGCTCGGCGGCGACGACATCACCGCACTCGGCGCCGCCGGCCGGACGCGCCGCGGCATCGGCCGCGCCTTCCAGATCACCAACCTGTTCCCGAACCTGCCGGTCATCGAAAATGTGCGCCTCGCCATCCAGGCCCGGGCGCGCGGCGCCGGCAGCCTGTTGTCGCGCTGGTCGAGCCATCGCGACTGGATCGCGGAGGCCGAGCGCTATCTCGCCGAGGTCAATCTCTCGGCCGTGCGGGATACCCTCGCGGCGGCCCTGCCGCACGGCGACAAGCGCAAGCTGGAAGTGGCGATCATGATGGCGCTCGAGCCCGACGTCTTCATGTTCGACGAGCCGACCGCCGGCATGTCGGTCGACGAGGTGCCGGTCATTCTCGATCTCATCCACAAGCTGAAGGCCGCCGGCGACAAGACCATCCTTCTGGTCGAGCACAAGATGGACGTCGTCCGCTCGCTCGCCGACCGGATCATCGTGCTGCACAACGGCCAGCTGGTCGCCGACGGCGAACCCGCCGCGGTGATCGCTTCGCCAGTGGTGCAGGAAGCCTATCTCGGCCAGGCGCCGAAGGGCGGCGCGGCAAGGGAGGCGAGCCATGGCTGA
- a CDS encoding hypothetical protein (Leu/Ile/Val-binding protein homolog 3 precursor), producing the protein MGKLKSAIAAAALAAGAFAGWPGAAEAQTRDVKICLIAGRTGALEAYAKQTEAGFMMGLEFLTRGTMQVGNMRLQVIVKDDQLRPDRGKALLEECYNDDRADIAVGTTGSPVALAMLPVAEEARKILIVEPAVADSITGERWNRYIFRTGRSSYQDALAAAASVPANEDVFIGMLGLDTAFGRDGVAAYKAALAAIRPRAKIVAEEYAAGNTADFAPFAERLFSSLRDRPGKRIIGFIWAGPHPMAKFVDMRPERFNIALAPGGNILPVMNAWKAFAGTEGGIYYYHEFPRNPLNDWLRAEYQKRFNAPPDFFVAGGFAAAAAVVAGLEKAGSPDTEKLIAAMEGMTFQTPKGPMTFRREDHQALQDMYHFRIRPNARDNELLDLVGTIPAADMPLPITNRR; encoded by the coding sequence ATGGGGAAGCTGAAGAGTGCGATCGCCGCGGCGGCCTTGGCCGCCGGCGCGTTTGCCGGATGGCCGGGGGCGGCCGAGGCGCAGACGCGCGACGTCAAGATCTGCCTGATCGCCGGCCGCACGGGCGCGCTGGAGGCCTATGCCAAGCAGACCGAGGCGGGCTTCATGATGGGCCTGGAATTCCTCACCCGCGGCACCATGCAGGTCGGCAACATGCGCCTGCAGGTGATCGTCAAGGACGACCAGCTCAGGCCCGACCGCGGCAAGGCGCTGCTGGAGGAGTGCTACAATGACGACCGGGCGGACATCGCGGTCGGCACCACCGGCTCGCCGGTGGCGCTCGCCATGCTCCCCGTCGCCGAAGAAGCGCGCAAGATCCTGATCGTCGAGCCTGCGGTCGCCGACAGCATCACCGGCGAACGCTGGAACCGCTACATCTTCCGCACCGGCCGCTCGTCCTACCAGGACGCGCTGGCCGCCGCGGCATCGGTGCCGGCGAACGAGGACGTGTTCATCGGCATGCTCGGCCTCGACACCGCCTTCGGCCGCGACGGGGTCGCCGCCTACAAGGCCGCGCTCGCCGCGATCCGGCCGCGCGCCAAGATCGTCGCCGAGGAATATGCCGCCGGCAACACGGCCGATTTCGCGCCCTTCGCCGAACGCCTGTTCTCGTCCCTGCGCGACCGGCCGGGCAAGCGCATCATCGGCTTCATCTGGGCCGGTCCGCATCCGATGGCGAAGTTCGTCGACATGCGGCCCGAGCGGTTCAACATCGCGCTGGCGCCGGGCGGCAACATCCTGCCGGTCATGAACGCCTGGAAGGCCTTCGCCGGTACCGAGGGCGGCATCTATTATTACCACGAATTCCCGCGCAACCCGCTGAACGACTGGCTGCGCGCCGAGTACCAGAAGCGCTTCAACGCGCCGCCGGACTTCTTCGTCGCCGGAGGCTTCGCCGCCGCCGCCGCGGTGGTCGCTGGCCTCGAAAAGGCCGGCTCGCCCGATACCGAAAAGCTGATCGCGGCCATGGAGGGCATGACCTTCCAGACGCCGAAGGGGCCGATGACCTTCCGCCGCGAGGATCACCAGGCGCTGCAGGACATGTATCACTTCCGGATCCGGCCGAACGCCCGCGACAACGAGCTGCTGGACCTGGTCGGGACCATTCCGGCGGCCGACATGCCGCTGCCGATCACGAACCGGCGCTGA
- the yvdT_1 gene encoding putative HTH-type transcriptional regulator YvdT, whose product MSSPQPALPLPVPKTKRGERTRQKILDAAEREIGVKGFAEASIATITAEAAVAQGTFYLYFHSKEDVLRELVLRMGRKLRRHLTLAIVGAAGRLDAERRGLHAFLAFVRDNPNLYRVVAESQFVDAAVHRRYYVDLAASYAASLEAAVGRGELTPGHAEVRAWALMGVADMVGRRFAIWDETTDLFPIAEAAYDFIAHGMGPDEARHG is encoded by the coding sequence ATGTCGTCGCCCCAGCCCGCACTCCCCCTGCCGGTTCCCAAGACCAAGCGCGGCGAGCGCACGCGCCAGAAGATCCTCGACGCCGCGGAGCGCGAAATCGGCGTGAAGGGCTTTGCCGAGGCCTCGATCGCCACCATCACCGCGGAGGCGGCGGTCGCCCAGGGCACCTTCTATCTCTATTTCCACAGCAAGGAGGACGTGCTGCGCGAGCTGGTGCTGCGGATGGGCCGCAAGCTGCGCCGCCACCTGACGCTGGCCATCGTCGGCGCGGCCGGCCGGCTGGATGCCGAGCGCCGGGGCCTGCACGCCTTCCTCGCCTTCGTCCGCGACAATCCGAACCTCTACCGGGTGGTGGCCGAGTCCCAGTTCGTCGATGCCGCCGTGCATCGGCGCTATTATGTCGACCTCGCCGCGAGCTATGCCGCAAGCCTCGAGGCGGCGGTCGGCCGCGGCGAGCTCACGCCCGGCCATGCCGAAGTGCGCGCCTGGGCGCTCATGGGCGTCGCCGACATGGTCGGCCGGCGCTTCGCCATCTGGGACGAGACGACCGATCTCTTTCCCATCGCGGAAGCGGCCTACGATTTCATTGCCCATGGCATGGGCCCGGACGAGGCGCGGCATGGCTGA
- the fcbB2_3 gene encoding 4-chlorobenzoyl coenzyme A dehalogenase-2, whose product MAEPLVRLAVADRVARVTLNRPERHNALVPELLDALDAALSDCAGRDLAALVLAAEGRSFSTGGDVAAFAARPRGERRSYAGALIGTLNRVILRLLDFPCPVVAAVQGPVTGGACGLVFAADLVAMASRAFVQPYYVDVGFAPDGGWTALLPERIGPVRAAAIQLLNRRIGPDEALALGLATAAVAADALDATVETWLATLRGKVGPSLAATRALLMAPGRRAAIADGLARERDHFLALIETDATEAGMARFLSRAA is encoded by the coding sequence ATGGCTGAGCCGCTGGTCCGTCTTGCCGTCGCGGATCGCGTCGCCCGCGTCACGCTCAACCGGCCGGAACGTCACAACGCCCTGGTGCCGGAGCTTCTCGATGCGCTCGACGCGGCGCTTTCCGACTGCGCCGGGCGTGACCTTGCGGCCCTCGTCCTCGCTGCCGAAGGCCGCAGCTTCTCGACCGGCGGCGACGTCGCCGCCTTTGCCGCGCGGCCGCGCGGCGAGCGCCGATCCTATGCGGGCGCCCTGATCGGCACGCTCAACAGGGTGATCCTGCGGCTGCTCGACTTCCCCTGCCCGGTCGTCGCCGCCGTCCAGGGACCGGTCACCGGCGGCGCCTGCGGCCTCGTCTTCGCAGCAGATCTCGTCGCCATGGCGTCCCGCGCCTTCGTCCAGCCCTATTATGTCGATGTCGGCTTTGCCCCCGACGGCGGCTGGACCGCGCTGCTGCCGGAACGGATCGGCCCGGTGCGGGCGGCGGCCATCCAGCTTCTCAACCGCCGGATCGGGCCGGACGAGGCTCTGGCGCTAGGCCTCGCCACCGCCGCCGTCGCGGCGGACGCGCTCGACGCGACAGTCGAGACCTGGCTCGCGACGCTGCGCGGCAAGGTCGGGCCGAGCCTTGCCGCGACGCGCGCATTGCTGATGGCCCCCGGGCGGCGCGCCGCCATCGCCGATGGCCTCGCGCGCGAACGCGACCATTTCCTGGCATTGATCGAAACCGACGCCACCGAGGCCGGCATGGCCCGCTTCCTGTCGAGGGCAGCATGA
- a CDS encoding Long-chain-fatty-acid--CoA ligase FadD13 → MKTVPDLCRRRAELSPEAVAFEDLATGASLTFRTVDDRAGRAAALFAAMGFAEGDRVAIICHNSPLFFEILFAAAKARLVLVPLNWRQTAAELAPIVADSGARLIIADAATTGLAAELAGPTLPLLTFAEFESRRDATPASPGWDAPWDTDRPWYLLYTSGTTGKPKAVIQTAGMALANAINVQQATGASAADEVLNFLPLFHTAGINLHTLPVFVAGGRSLFIPKFDADVVIQLIAARRLTLFFGVPAIYQALSLHPAFATTDFGGINHWGCGGAPLPESLIRAFLDRGVTVCNGMGMTETGPTVFFMDPAHAATKIGSVGKPQLLAEVRLVGIDDLDVPQGTAGEILFRGPAVTPGYFGNPEATAKAFAPGGWLRSGDVGRQDADGYYYIVDRIKDMFISGGENVYPAEVEIVLHAHPAVLEAAVLGVPDARWGEVGHAAVVLRPGAAIDAESLRAYARERLAAYKVPKHITLVADFPRTAAGKVQKHVLRAILAEGRAS, encoded by the coding sequence ATGAAGACCGTTCCCGACCTTTGCCGCCGCCGGGCCGAGCTCAGCCCCGAGGCGGTCGCGTTCGAGGATCTCGCGACCGGTGCGAGCCTGACCTTCCGCACGGTCGACGATCGGGCCGGCCGCGCCGCCGCCCTGTTCGCGGCAATGGGATTCGCGGAAGGCGACCGCGTCGCCATCATCTGCCACAACAGCCCGCTCTTCTTCGAGATCCTGTTCGCGGCGGCGAAGGCGCGGCTCGTCCTGGTGCCGCTCAACTGGCGCCAGACGGCGGCGGAGCTCGCGCCGATCGTCGCCGACAGCGGCGCGCGCCTGATCATCGCCGACGCCGCGACCACCGGGCTCGCCGCGGAACTGGCCGGGCCCACGCTGCCCCTCCTGACCTTTGCCGAATTTGAAAGCCGGCGCGACGCGACGCCGGCATCGCCCGGATGGGATGCGCCCTGGGACACCGACCGCCCCTGGTACCTGCTCTATACCTCCGGCACGACCGGCAAGCCCAAGGCGGTGATCCAGACTGCCGGCATGGCGCTCGCCAATGCGATCAACGTCCAGCAGGCGACCGGCGCCTCGGCCGCCGATGAGGTGCTCAACTTCCTGCCGCTGTTCCACACCGCCGGCATCAATCTGCACACCCTGCCCGTCTTCGTCGCCGGTGGCCGCTCGCTGTTCATCCCGAAATTCGACGCCGATGTCGTGATCCAGCTGATCGCCGCCAGGCGCCTGACGCTGTTCTTCGGGGTGCCGGCCATCTATCAGGCGCTGAGCCTGCATCCGGCCTTCGCGACGACCGACTTCGGCGGCATCAACCATTGGGGCTGCGGCGGCGCGCCGCTGCCGGAAAGCCTGATCCGTGCCTTCCTCGACCGCGGCGTCACCGTGTGCAACGGCATGGGCATGACCGAGACCGGCCCGACCGTGTTCTTCATGGACCCGGCTCATGCCGCGACCAAGATCGGCTCGGTCGGCAAGCCGCAGCTGCTCGCCGAGGTCCGGCTCGTCGGCATCGACGACCTGGACGTGCCGCAGGGCACGGCCGGCGAGATCCTGTTCCGCGGTCCCGCCGTGACCCCGGGCTATTTCGGCAATCCCGAGGCGACCGCCAAAGCCTTCGCGCCGGGTGGCTGGCTGCGCTCCGGCGATGTCGGGCGCCAGGATGCCGACGGCTATTATTATATCGTCGACCGCATCAAGGACATGTTCATCTCGGGCGGCGAGAACGTCTATCCTGCCGAGGTCGAGATCGTGCTGCATGCCCATCCGGCGGTGCTGGAAGCCGCCGTGCTCGGGGTGCCGGATGCGCGCTGGGGCGAGGTCGGCCATGCCGCAGTGGTGCTGCGGCCGGGCGCCGCGATCGATGCCGAGTCGCTGCGCGCCTATGCCCGCGAGCGGCTCGCCGCCTACAAGGTGCCGAAGCACATCACGCTGGTCGCCGATTTCCCGCGCACCGCGGCCGGCAAGGTGCAGAAGCACGTGCTGCGCGCGATCCTCGCCGAGGGGCGCGCGTCGTGA
- the phaJ_3 gene encoding (R)-specific enoyl-CoA hydratase produces the protein MIAAGPLFSETRSLSQADFDLFARISGDDNPIHVDPAFSARTRFGRTVSHGMLIYAVLWGLMRRHLPAGRQTAQSLMFPAPAFADEPLVFCATVLRANRDTTDLALQVMRVADGETVCTATATLAHGEAA, from the coding sequence GTGATCGCGGCAGGCCCCCTCTTCTCCGAGACCCGCAGCCTCAGCCAGGCCGATTTCGATCTCTTCGCCCGGATCAGCGGCGACGACAATCCGATCCATGTCGACCCGGCCTTCTCCGCCCGCACGCGGTTCGGCCGCACGGTCTCCCACGGAATGCTCATCTACGCGGTGCTCTGGGGCCTGATGCGCCGGCACCTGCCGGCCGGCCGGCAGACCGCGCAGAGCCTGATGTTCCCGGCGCCGGCCTTTGCCGACGAGCCGCTGGTCTTTTGCGCGACGGTACTGCGGGCGAACCGCGACACCACCGACCTTGCCTTGCAGGTGATGCGCGTGGCGGACGGCGAAACCGTCTGCACAGCGACCGCAACCCTCGCGCATGGAGAAGCGGCATGA
- the phaJ_4 gene encoding (R)-specific enoyl-CoA hydratase: protein MRTGDSASIARRYGPADIDAFQALSGAPPQTSATVPEPLVTALFSYLLGVELPGSGTNYLKQELVFAAPVPLDEPVTATVLITRLRPDKHLCDLATTLTGADGRLLATGRALVLIKDVARPVEA from the coding sequence ATGAGGACCGGCGACAGCGCCAGCATCGCGCGCCGCTACGGCCCGGCCGATATCGACGCCTTCCAGGCGCTGTCCGGCGCGCCGCCGCAGACCTCCGCGACGGTGCCCGAACCTCTGGTCACCGCGCTGTTTTCCTATCTGCTCGGCGTCGAGCTGCCCGGCTCGGGCACCAACTATCTGAAGCAGGAGCTCGTCTTCGCCGCGCCCGTCCCCCTGGACGAGCCGGTCACCGCGACCGTTTTGATTACGCGGCTGCGGCCGGACAAGCATCTCTGCGATCTCGCCACCACCTTGACGGGCGCGGACGGCCGCCTGCTCGCCACCGGTCGCGCCCTCGTCCTGATCAAGGACGTCGCCCGGCCGGTCGAGGCCTGA
- the ydjP_2 gene encoding AB hydrolase superfamily protein YdjP, whose translation MAGLTLCDDLGTGRPLVLLHGWSVDASLFAAQRPLAGQGFRVITADLPGHGRDPRRGAGLTIADLGDALAASLADLALAGAVLVGWSMGATVALDHLARHGSGGIAGLVIVDMTAKVPNAPGWPLGLSNGQTLEETLAAADRMAAGWPRYAPRIAEAMFAPGIDLAGEPFRRAAAAVAASDGPTMAGLWRSLVRADHRDTLARLDRPVLALAGAESRLYRPAVAAWIAGTAPHGRMLSLAGAGHSPHAEAPAAFNAALADFAASLG comes from the coding sequence GTGGCCGGCCTGACACTGTGCGACGATCTCGGCACCGGCCGGCCGCTGGTCCTGCTGCATGGCTGGTCGGTCGATGCCAGCCTGTTCGCCGCCCAGCGCCCGCTGGCCGGCCAGGGCTTCCGCGTGATCACCGCCGACCTGCCCGGCCACGGCCGCGACCCGCGTCGCGGCGCCGGCCTGACGATCGCCGATCTCGGCGATGCGCTTGCCGCGAGCCTCGCCGATCTCGCGCTTGCCGGCGCCGTCCTGGTCGGCTGGTCGATGGGCGCGACCGTGGCGCTCGACCATCTCGCCCGGCACGGCAGCGGCGGCATTGCCGGCCTCGTCATCGTCGACATGACCGCCAAGGTGCCGAATGCGCCCGGCTGGCCGCTCGGTCTCTCCAACGGCCAGACACTCGAGGAAACGCTCGCCGCGGCGGACCGCATGGCGGCGGGCTGGCCGCGCTATGCCCCGCGCATCGCCGAGGCGATGTTCGCGCCCGGTATCGACCTCGCCGGCGAACCCTTCCGGCGAGCGGCCGCGGCGGTGGCCGCCAGCGACGGGCCGACCATGGCGGGCCTCTGGCGCTCGCTGGTCCGGGCCGATCATCGCGACACCCTCGCCCGGCTCGACAGGCCCGTTCTGGCGCTCGCGGGCGCCGAGAGCCGGCTCTACCGGCCGGCCGTCGCCGCCTGGATCGCCGGGACGGCGCCCCACGGCCGCATGCTGAGCCTTGCCGGCGCCGGCCATTCGCCCCATGCCGAGGCGCCGGCCGCGTTCAATGCGGCACTCGCCGATTTCGCCGCGAGCCTTGGCTGA
- the frc_11 gene encoding Formyl-coenzyme A transferase, which produces MPRPQPSTALANLKVLDLTRVRAGPTCCRVLADFGADVIKIEAPPGVDPNEGMSGARHGFDMQNLHRNKRSLTLNLKEPEGLAVFMKLVETADVVVENFRPDVKDRLGIGYEALKAVNPRIILASISGFGQDGPYRTRAGFDQVAQGMGGLMAITGRPGEGPMRAGIAVADSAAGLYAATGILVALTERERSGVGQWVHTSLLQAQIAMCDFQAAVYTVDGKVPPQNGNDHPNATPMGVLPTKDGHINVAVGGEGQWKAFCRAIGHPDLASRPEFASAPQRFDHRPMLREILEEIFRTEVSAVWLDKLEAEGVPAGPIYRMDEVFADPQVQHLQMAVPVHHHARGDIRLIAQPVVLSRTPAGISTPIAEAGEHTDEILREAGFDDAAIARLRTSNIV; this is translated from the coding sequence ATGCCGCGTCCGCAGCCTTCGACCGCCCTGGCGAACCTGAAAGTTCTCGACCTGACGCGCGTCCGCGCCGGCCCGACCTGCTGCCGCGTCCTGGCCGATTTCGGCGCCGACGTCATCAAGATCGAGGCCCCGCCCGGCGTCGACCCGAACGAGGGCATGTCGGGCGCGCGCCACGGCTTCGACATGCAGAACCTGCATCGCAACAAGCGCTCGCTGACGCTCAACCTGAAGGAGCCGGAAGGGCTCGCGGTCTTCATGAAGCTGGTCGAGACCGCCGACGTGGTGGTCGAGAATTTCCGCCCCGACGTGAAGGACCGGCTCGGCATCGGCTACGAAGCGCTGAAGGCGGTCAATCCGCGCATCATCCTCGCCTCCATTTCCGGCTTCGGCCAGGACGGCCCCTATCGCACCCGCGCCGGCTTCGACCAGGTCGCCCAGGGCATGGGCGGACTGATGGCGATCACCGGCCGGCCGGGCGAGGGGCCGATGCGTGCCGGCATCGCGGTGGCCGACAGCGCCGCCGGGCTCTATGCCGCGACCGGCATCCTGGTGGCACTCACCGAGCGCGAGCGCTCCGGCGTCGGCCAGTGGGTCCACACCTCGCTCCTGCAGGCCCAGATCGCCATGTGCGACTTCCAGGCCGCCGTCTACACGGTGGACGGCAAGGTGCCGCCGCAGAACGGCAACGATCATCCGAACGCGACGCCGATGGGCGTGCTGCCGACCAAGGACGGCCATATCAATGTCGCAGTCGGCGGCGAGGGCCAGTGGAAGGCCTTCTGCCGGGCCATCGGTCACCCGGACCTGGCAAGCCGGCCGGAATTCGCCTCCGCGCCCCAACGGTTCGATCACCGGCCGATGCTGCGCGAGATCCTCGAGGAGATCTTCCGGACGGAGGTTTCTGCGGTCTGGCTGGACAAGCTCGAAGCCGAGGGCGTGCCGGCCGGCCCGATCTACCGGATGGACGAGGTCTTCGCCGATCCGCAGGTGCAGCACCTGCAGATGGCCGTGCCCGTGCACCACCATGCCCGCGGCGACATCAGGCTGATCGCCCAGCCGGTCGTGCTGTCGCGCACGCCGGCCGGCATATCGACGCCGATCGCCGAGGCCGGCGAGCATACCGACGAGATCCTGCGCGAGGCCGGCTTCGACGATGCCGCCATCGCGCGGCTGAGAACCAGCAACATCGTGTGA
- the fadB gene encoding putative enoyl-CoA hydratase: MAQATIHYEAADGIARLTIDHQARMNAMTFDMWSSVPELIRRAEDDRSVRVIVLQGAGGKAFCAGADISQFGERRTGEDGVRTYDKAVAAGMKAVHDAAKPTVAVIHGICFGGGCALALTCDIRFATDDARFRVPAARLGLGYGFSNLRMMVKKLGVGPVADIMISARVLDAAEGQRLGVINHAWPREAFDTEVQAYLATVAANAPLTLAAIKRALVELARPEAEQDAAAVEALIARCFDSADYKEGQKAFLEKRLPHFIGE; this comes from the coding sequence GTGGCACAGGCGACGATCCATTACGAGGCGGCTGACGGCATCGCCCGGCTGACTATCGACCACCAGGCGCGCATGAACGCCATGACCTTCGACATGTGGTCGAGCGTGCCAGAGCTGATCAGGCGCGCCGAGGACGACCGGTCCGTGCGGGTCATCGTGCTGCAGGGCGCCGGCGGCAAGGCCTTCTGCGCCGGCGCCGACATCTCCCAGTTCGGCGAGCGGCGCACCGGCGAGGACGGGGTCAGGACCTACGACAAGGCGGTCGCCGCCGGCATGAAGGCAGTGCACGACGCCGCCAAGCCGACGGTGGCCGTCATTCATGGCATCTGTTTCGGCGGCGGCTGCGCCCTGGCGCTGACCTGCGACATCCGCTTCGCCACCGACGATGCCCGCTTCCGGGTGCCGGCGGCGCGGCTCGGCCTCGGCTATGGCTTCTCCAACCTGCGCATGATGGTCAAGAAGCTCGGCGTCGGGCCGGTGGCCGACATCATGATCTCGGCCCGCGTCCTGGACGCAGCCGAGGGCCAGCGGCTCGGCGTCATCAACCACGCCTGGCCGCGCGAAGCCTTCGACACGGAGGTCCAGGCCTATCTGGCCACCGTCGCCGCCAATGCGCCGCTGACGCTCGCCGCCATCAAGCGCGCCCTGGTCGAACTGGCGCGCCCGGAAGCCGAGCAGGATGCGGCTGCGGTCGAGGCTCTGATCGCCAGATGTTTCGACAGCGCCGACTACAAGGAGGGCCAGAAGGCGTTCCTGGAGAAGCGGCTGCCGCATTTCATCGGCGAGTGA